The Strix aluco isolate bStrAlu1 chromosome 1, bStrAlu1.hap1, whole genome shotgun sequence genome has a window encoding:
- the NPC1 gene encoding NPC intracellular cholesterol transporter 1 isoform X1, producing the protein MGSPHGSPGRGGLGLLVLFLLLLLSPVQVLPQSCVWYGECGVASGDKRYNCAYDGPPIALPEDGYDLMQELCPGLFFGNVSTCCDVRQLQTLKNNLQLPLQFLSRCPSCFYNLINLFCELTCSPNQSAFLNVTSTIPYYDPVLKENKSSITELQYFIGEHFANAMYNACKDVEAPSSNVKALGLLCGKDVKDCNATNWIEYMFSKDNGQTPFSITPIFSDVPVHGMNPMNNATKGCNESVDDSTGPCSCQDCSIVCGPKPQPPPLPAPWLLFGLDAVYVIMWISYMGFLLIFFVLVFGVWCYRRRHFVSEYTPIDSNIAFSVNSHRDNGKISCGERLGERFENGLRMTFTSWGAFCVRNPRPVILFSVVFIAMCCSGFVYIKATTNPVDLWSAPSSQARKEKEYFDAHFGPFFRTEQLIIQAPNSHPDTYSPYPSGADVPFGPPLTKEILHQVLDLQDAIVNITASFDNETVTLKDICLAPLAPYNNNCTILSVLNYFQNSHSVLDHTVGDEFFVYADYHTHFLYCVRAPASLNDTSLLHDPCLGTFGGPVFPWLVLGGYDDDNYSNATALVITFPVNNYYNDSRKLMKALAWEKEFINFLKNYDNPNLTVSFSAERSIEDEINRESNSDISTVLISYIVMFVYISVALGHIQSCRRLLVDSKISLGIAGILIVLSSVACSVGIFSYFGIPLTLIVIEVIPFLVLAIGVDNIFIIVQTLQRDERLQGETLDKQIGRVLGDVAPSMFLSSFSETVAFFLGTLSTMPAVRTFSLFAGMAVLIDFILQVTCFVSLLGLDIKRQERNRLDILCCIKSNEEMSGVQRSESILFLFFKNLYSPYLLKDWMRPIVIAVFVGILSFSTAVIHNVEIGLDQVLSMPDDSYVMDYFSQLSKYLHAGPPVYFVLEEGHNYTSLEGQNMVCGGMGCNNDSLVQQVFNAAEIGSYTRIGYAPSSWIDDYFDWVKPQSSCCRVYNTTGQFCNASVTDPSCTRCRPLTQEGKQRPQGKDFMTFLPMFLSDNPNPKCGKGGHAAYNSAVNFINNKSDVGATYFMTYHTVLKTSSDFIDAMKKARVIADNITETMGIKEKNYRVFPYSVFYVFYEQYLTIVHDAIFNLCISLGSIFLVTTVLLGFEVWAAVLVSITIAMIIINMFGVMWLWGISLNAVSLVNLVMSCGIAVEFCSHVTRAFTVSTKGSRVERAEEALSHMGSSVFSGITLTKFGGIVVLAFSKSQIFKIFYFRMYLAMVLLGATHGLIFLPVLLSYVGPSVNKAKTHAAQERTRGTERERLLYF; encoded by the exons GTACTTCCACAATCGTGTGTCTGGTATGGTGAATGTGGAGTTGCTTCTGGAGACAAGAGATACAACTGTGCTTATGATGGACCACCAATAGCACTACCAGAGGATGGCTATGACTTAATGCAG GAACTCTGTCCAGGTTTATTCTTTGGCAATGTTAGCACTTGCTGTGATGTTCGTCAGCTTCAGACTTTGAAAAACAACTTGCAGCTGCCTCTGCAGTTTCTCTCCAG GTGTCCATCATGTTTTTACAACTTGATAAACCTCTTCTGTGAACTGACTTGCAGTCCAAATCAGTCTGCCTTTTTGAATGTTACAAGCACCATACCTTATTATGATCCAGttttgaaagagaacaaaagTAGCATCACAGAGCTGCAGTACTTTATTGGAGAACACTTTGCAAATG CAATGTACAATGCCTGCAAAGATGTGGAGGCTCCATCAAGTAATGTTaaagccctggggctgctgtGTGGGAAGGATGTCAAGGACTGCAATGCAACCAACTGGATTGAGTACATGTTTAGTAAAGACAATGGACAAACTCCTTTCAGCATTACTCCTATCTTTTCAG ATGTTCCTGTCCATGGAATGAATCCTATGAACAATGCTACCAAAGGCTGTAATGAGTCTGTGGATGATTCGACAGGACCATGCAGCTGTCAGGACTGTTCAATTGTGTGTGGTCCAAAACCTCAACCCCCTCCATTGCCTGCTCCttggcttttgtttggtttggatgCTGTGTATGTCATCATGTGGATCTCCTACATGGGATTTCTACTTATATTTTTTGTACTCGTTTTTGGAGTCTGGTGTTACAG GAGGCGGCACTTTGTCTCAGAGTACACACCCATTGACAGCAATATAGCCTTTTCTGTGAATTCCCATCGTGACAATG GGAAAATCAGCTGTGGTGAAAGGCTTGGTGAAAGATTTGAGAATGGCCTAAGGATGACATTCACATCATGGGGGGCTTTCTGTGTCAGAAATCCACGTCCTGTTATCCTCTTCTCTGTGGTCTTCATAGCAATGTGCTGCTCAGGCTTTGTATATATTAAAGCAACTACAAACCCTGTAGATCTCTGGTCAGCCCCAAGCAGCCAAGCTCGCAAGGAGAAGGAGTACTTCGATGCACACTTTGGgcctttctttcgtactgaacaactTATTATTCAAGCACCAAACAGCCATCCAGACACCTATTCGCCTTACCCATCAGGAGCAGATGTACCTTTTGGCCCTCCACTTACCAAAGAAATTCTCCATCAG GTACTGGATTTGCAGGATGCTATTGTCAACATAACTGCTTCTTTTGACAATGAGACTGTAACGCTGAAAGACATTTGCCTGGCTCCTCTTGCTCCCTACAACAATAACTGCACTATACTGAGTGTACTCAACTACTTTCAGAACAGTCACTCTGTTCTAGATCACACTGTTGGGGATGAGTTCTTTGTCTATGCTGACTACCACACTCACTTCTTATACTGTGTTCG GGCTCCAGCATCACTGAATGACACAAGCTTGCTTCACGATCCCTGCTTAGGAACATTTGGTGGACCTGTATTTCCATGGCTGGTGTTGGGAGGATATGATG ATGATAACTATAGTAATGCTACAGCTCTTGTTATTACTTTTCCTGTCAACAACTACTACAATGACTCAAGAAAGCTAATGAAAGCCTTGGCATGGGAAAAAGA GTTTATTAACTTTTTGAAGAACTATGATAATCCCAACTTAACTGTATCGTTTTCTGCTGAACGGAGTATTGAAGATGAAATCAATCGCGAAAGCAACAGTGATATCAGCACTGTGTTGATAAGCTATATTGTAATGTTTGTGTACATCTCTGTAGCTTTGGGACATATCCAGAGCTGTAGAAGACTGCTG GTGGATTCAAAGATCTCCCTGGGCATTGCAGGCATCCTGATTGTACTGAGCTCAGTGGCTTGTTCTGTAGGCATCTTCAGCTACTTTGGAATCCCACTGACACTGATTGTGATAGAAGTAATTCCCTTCTTGGTGCTGGCTATTGGGGTGGACAACATTTTCATTATAGTTCAGACACTTCAG AGAGATGAGCGCCTTCAGGGTGAAACTCTGGATAAACAGATTGGCAGAGTCTTGGGAGATGTAGCACCCAGTATGTTTCTCTCATCTTTTTCGGAGACTGTGGCATTCTTTCTTG GGACACTGTCTACGATGCCAGCGGTTCGCACATTCTCCCTTTTTGCTGGAATGGCTGTGCTCATAGACTTTATTCTTCAAGTCACTTGCTTTGTAAGTCTCCTGGGCTTGGATATTAAGCGTCAAGAG AGGAATAGACTGGATATTCTGTGTTGCatcaaaagcaatgaagaaatgAGTGGAGTCCAGCGTTCTGAGAGCatcttatttctgttcttcaaaaaTCTGTATTCTCCGTATCTGCTTAAGGATTGGATGAGACCAATAGTA atAGCAGTGTTTGTGGGTATTCTGTCGTTCAGTACAGCAGTTATACACAATGTAGAGATTGGACTGGATCAGGTTCTCTCGATGCCAGAT GACTCCTATGTAATGGATTACTTCAGCCAGCTCAGCAAGTACCTGCATGCAGGTCCTCCTGTCTACTTTGTCCTAGAAGAGGGGCACAACTACACCTCTTTGGAAGGGCAGAACATGGTGTGTGGTGGAATGGGATGTAATAATGATTCACTTGTTCAGCAAGTCTTCAATGCTGCAGAAATTGGTAGCTA CACAAGGATAGGCTATGCCCCATCATCCTGGATTGATGACTACTTTGACTGGGTGAAGCCACAGTCATCCTGTTGCAGAGTCTACAATACCACTGGACAGTTCTGCAATGCTTCAG TCACTGATCCATCCTGCACTCGTTGTCGACCACTGACTCAAGAAGGCAAGCAGAGACCACAGGGCAAAGACTTCATGACATTTTTGCCAATGTTCCTATCTGACAACCCTAATCCTAAATGTGGGAAAGG AGGACATGCTGCATATAACTCTGCTGTCAACTTCATTAACAACAAATCTGATGTGGGAGCTACTTATTTTATGACTTACCATACTGTACTGAAAACATCATCTGATTTTATTGATGCTATGAAGAAAGCTCGGGTTATAGCAGATAACATTACTGAAACCATGGGCATCAAGGAGAAGAACTACCGGGTGTTTCCTTACAG TGTGTTTTATGTCTTCTATGAACAATACCTGACAATTGTGCATGATGCTATATTTAACCTCTGCATCTCCTTGGGATCGATATTTTTGGTGACAACTGTGCTGCTTGGTTTTGAAGTATGGGCTGCTGTTCTAGTTTCAATAACTATTGCTATGATAATCATCAACATGTTTGGAGTGATGTGGCTCTGGGGCATCAGCTTGAATGCGGTTTCATTAGTAAATCTTGTCATG AGTTGTGGTATTGCTGTGGAATTCTGCAGTCACGTGACAAGAGCATTCACTGTTAGTACTAAGGGCAGTAGAGTAGAGCGTGCAGAAGAAGCTCTGTCTCACATGGGCAGTTCA gTTTTCAGTGGTATCACACTGACCAAATTTGGAGGAATTGTAGTGTTGGCTTTTTCTAAATCTCAAATCTTCAAGATATTCTACTTCAGGATGTATCTAGCTATGGTTCTCCTGGGAGCAACACATGGACTaatatttcttccagttttgctTAGTTACGTAG GCCCATCAGTAAATAAAGCTAAAACTCATGCTGCACAAGAGAGGACCAGAGGTACAGAACGGGAGAGACTCCTCTACTTCTAG
- the NPC1 gene encoding NPC intracellular cholesterol transporter 1 isoform X2, whose translation MYNACKDVEAPSSNVKALGLLCGKDVKDCNATNWIEYMFSKDNGQTPFSITPIFSDVPVHGMNPMNNATKGCNESVDDSTGPCSCQDCSIVCGPKPQPPPLPAPWLLFGLDAVYVIMWISYMGFLLIFFVLVFGVWCYRRRHFVSEYTPIDSNIAFSVNSHRDNGKISCGERLGERFENGLRMTFTSWGAFCVRNPRPVILFSVVFIAMCCSGFVYIKATTNPVDLWSAPSSQARKEKEYFDAHFGPFFRTEQLIIQAPNSHPDTYSPYPSGADVPFGPPLTKEILHQVLDLQDAIVNITASFDNETVTLKDICLAPLAPYNNNCTILSVLNYFQNSHSVLDHTVGDEFFVYADYHTHFLYCVRAPASLNDTSLLHDPCLGTFGGPVFPWLVLGGYDDDNYSNATALVITFPVNNYYNDSRKLMKALAWEKEFINFLKNYDNPNLTVSFSAERSIEDEINRESNSDISTVLISYIVMFVYISVALGHIQSCRRLLVDSKISLGIAGILIVLSSVACSVGIFSYFGIPLTLIVIEVIPFLVLAIGVDNIFIIVQTLQRDERLQGETLDKQIGRVLGDVAPSMFLSSFSETVAFFLGTLSTMPAVRTFSLFAGMAVLIDFILQVTCFVSLLGLDIKRQERNRLDILCCIKSNEEMSGVQRSESILFLFFKNLYSPYLLKDWMRPIVIAVFVGILSFSTAVIHNVEIGLDQVLSMPDDSYVMDYFSQLSKYLHAGPPVYFVLEEGHNYTSLEGQNMVCGGMGCNNDSLVQQVFNAAEIGSYTRIGYAPSSWIDDYFDWVKPQSSCCRVYNTTGQFCNASVTDPSCTRCRPLTQEGKQRPQGKDFMTFLPMFLSDNPNPKCGKGGHAAYNSAVNFINNKSDVGATYFMTYHTVLKTSSDFIDAMKKARVIADNITETMGIKEKNYRVFPYSVFYVFYEQYLTIVHDAIFNLCISLGSIFLVTTVLLGFEVWAAVLVSITIAMIIINMFGVMWLWGISLNAVSLVNLVMSCGIAVEFCSHVTRAFTVSTKGSRVERAEEALSHMGSSVFSGITLTKFGGIVVLAFSKSQIFKIFYFRMYLAMVLLGATHGLIFLPVLLSYVGPSVNKAKTHAAQERTRGTERERLLYF comes from the exons ATGTACAATGCCTGCAAAGATGTGGAGGCTCCATCAAGTAATGTTaaagccctggggctgctgtGTGGGAAGGATGTCAAGGACTGCAATGCAACCAACTGGATTGAGTACATGTTTAGTAAAGACAATGGACAAACTCCTTTCAGCATTACTCCTATCTTTTCAG ATGTTCCTGTCCATGGAATGAATCCTATGAACAATGCTACCAAAGGCTGTAATGAGTCTGTGGATGATTCGACAGGACCATGCAGCTGTCAGGACTGTTCAATTGTGTGTGGTCCAAAACCTCAACCCCCTCCATTGCCTGCTCCttggcttttgtttggtttggatgCTGTGTATGTCATCATGTGGATCTCCTACATGGGATTTCTACTTATATTTTTTGTACTCGTTTTTGGAGTCTGGTGTTACAG GAGGCGGCACTTTGTCTCAGAGTACACACCCATTGACAGCAATATAGCCTTTTCTGTGAATTCCCATCGTGACAATG GGAAAATCAGCTGTGGTGAAAGGCTTGGTGAAAGATTTGAGAATGGCCTAAGGATGACATTCACATCATGGGGGGCTTTCTGTGTCAGAAATCCACGTCCTGTTATCCTCTTCTCTGTGGTCTTCATAGCAATGTGCTGCTCAGGCTTTGTATATATTAAAGCAACTACAAACCCTGTAGATCTCTGGTCAGCCCCAAGCAGCCAAGCTCGCAAGGAGAAGGAGTACTTCGATGCACACTTTGGgcctttctttcgtactgaacaactTATTATTCAAGCACCAAACAGCCATCCAGACACCTATTCGCCTTACCCATCAGGAGCAGATGTACCTTTTGGCCCTCCACTTACCAAAGAAATTCTCCATCAG GTACTGGATTTGCAGGATGCTATTGTCAACATAACTGCTTCTTTTGACAATGAGACTGTAACGCTGAAAGACATTTGCCTGGCTCCTCTTGCTCCCTACAACAATAACTGCACTATACTGAGTGTACTCAACTACTTTCAGAACAGTCACTCTGTTCTAGATCACACTGTTGGGGATGAGTTCTTTGTCTATGCTGACTACCACACTCACTTCTTATACTGTGTTCG GGCTCCAGCATCACTGAATGACACAAGCTTGCTTCACGATCCCTGCTTAGGAACATTTGGTGGACCTGTATTTCCATGGCTGGTGTTGGGAGGATATGATG ATGATAACTATAGTAATGCTACAGCTCTTGTTATTACTTTTCCTGTCAACAACTACTACAATGACTCAAGAAAGCTAATGAAAGCCTTGGCATGGGAAAAAGA GTTTATTAACTTTTTGAAGAACTATGATAATCCCAACTTAACTGTATCGTTTTCTGCTGAACGGAGTATTGAAGATGAAATCAATCGCGAAAGCAACAGTGATATCAGCACTGTGTTGATAAGCTATATTGTAATGTTTGTGTACATCTCTGTAGCTTTGGGACATATCCAGAGCTGTAGAAGACTGCTG GTGGATTCAAAGATCTCCCTGGGCATTGCAGGCATCCTGATTGTACTGAGCTCAGTGGCTTGTTCTGTAGGCATCTTCAGCTACTTTGGAATCCCACTGACACTGATTGTGATAGAAGTAATTCCCTTCTTGGTGCTGGCTATTGGGGTGGACAACATTTTCATTATAGTTCAGACACTTCAG AGAGATGAGCGCCTTCAGGGTGAAACTCTGGATAAACAGATTGGCAGAGTCTTGGGAGATGTAGCACCCAGTATGTTTCTCTCATCTTTTTCGGAGACTGTGGCATTCTTTCTTG GGACACTGTCTACGATGCCAGCGGTTCGCACATTCTCCCTTTTTGCTGGAATGGCTGTGCTCATAGACTTTATTCTTCAAGTCACTTGCTTTGTAAGTCTCCTGGGCTTGGATATTAAGCGTCAAGAG AGGAATAGACTGGATATTCTGTGTTGCatcaaaagcaatgaagaaatgAGTGGAGTCCAGCGTTCTGAGAGCatcttatttctgttcttcaaaaaTCTGTATTCTCCGTATCTGCTTAAGGATTGGATGAGACCAATAGTA atAGCAGTGTTTGTGGGTATTCTGTCGTTCAGTACAGCAGTTATACACAATGTAGAGATTGGACTGGATCAGGTTCTCTCGATGCCAGAT GACTCCTATGTAATGGATTACTTCAGCCAGCTCAGCAAGTACCTGCATGCAGGTCCTCCTGTCTACTTTGTCCTAGAAGAGGGGCACAACTACACCTCTTTGGAAGGGCAGAACATGGTGTGTGGTGGAATGGGATGTAATAATGATTCACTTGTTCAGCAAGTCTTCAATGCTGCAGAAATTGGTAGCTA CACAAGGATAGGCTATGCCCCATCATCCTGGATTGATGACTACTTTGACTGGGTGAAGCCACAGTCATCCTGTTGCAGAGTCTACAATACCACTGGACAGTTCTGCAATGCTTCAG TCACTGATCCATCCTGCACTCGTTGTCGACCACTGACTCAAGAAGGCAAGCAGAGACCACAGGGCAAAGACTTCATGACATTTTTGCCAATGTTCCTATCTGACAACCCTAATCCTAAATGTGGGAAAGG AGGACATGCTGCATATAACTCTGCTGTCAACTTCATTAACAACAAATCTGATGTGGGAGCTACTTATTTTATGACTTACCATACTGTACTGAAAACATCATCTGATTTTATTGATGCTATGAAGAAAGCTCGGGTTATAGCAGATAACATTACTGAAACCATGGGCATCAAGGAGAAGAACTACCGGGTGTTTCCTTACAG TGTGTTTTATGTCTTCTATGAACAATACCTGACAATTGTGCATGATGCTATATTTAACCTCTGCATCTCCTTGGGATCGATATTTTTGGTGACAACTGTGCTGCTTGGTTTTGAAGTATGGGCTGCTGTTCTAGTTTCAATAACTATTGCTATGATAATCATCAACATGTTTGGAGTGATGTGGCTCTGGGGCATCAGCTTGAATGCGGTTTCATTAGTAAATCTTGTCATG AGTTGTGGTATTGCTGTGGAATTCTGCAGTCACGTGACAAGAGCATTCACTGTTAGTACTAAGGGCAGTAGAGTAGAGCGTGCAGAAGAAGCTCTGTCTCACATGGGCAGTTCA gTTTTCAGTGGTATCACACTGACCAAATTTGGAGGAATTGTAGTGTTGGCTTTTTCTAAATCTCAAATCTTCAAGATATTCTACTTCAGGATGTATCTAGCTATGGTTCTCCTGGGAGCAACACATGGACTaatatttcttccagttttgctTAGTTACGTAG GCCCATCAGTAAATAAAGCTAAAACTCATGCTGCACAAGAGAGGACCAGAGGTACAGAACGGGAGAGACTCCTCTACTTCTAG